A genome region from Carya illinoinensis cultivar Pawnee chromosome 2, C.illinoinensisPawnee_v1, whole genome shotgun sequence includes the following:
- the LOC122301737 gene encoding uncharacterized mitochondrial protein AtMg00310-like: MGMFLLPDSITNKLNQLLRKFWWGFNEDSSKIQWVPWDQLSSAKEKGGLGFRDLKAFNLAMLAKQSWRVIQDPTSLVSRVLKQKYFSAGEFLDAKTGVGPSFVWRSIMAGLQTLKSGLM; the protein is encoded by the coding sequence ATGGGCATGTTTCTACTACCTGATTCCATAACTAATAAGCTTAACCAACTTCTAAgaaagttttggtggggcttTAATGAGGATTCTTCCAAGATCCAGTGGGTCCCCTGGGATCAACTCAGTTCAGCAAAAGAGAAGGGAGGCCTCGGTTTCAGGGACCTCAAAGCTTTCAACCTGGCAATGCTTGCCAAGCAAAGCTGGAGGGTTATACAAGACCCTACCTCACTTGTGTCTAGAGTATTAAAACAGAAGTACTTCTCAGCAGGGGAATTTTTGGATGCTAAAACAGGGGTTGGTCCCTCTTTTGTATGGAGAAGCATCATGGCTGGATTGCAAACACTCAAATCAGGCCTCATGTAG